In Burkholderia sp. NRF60-BP8, a single window of DNA contains:
- a CDS encoding MFS transporter: MSTASTDRPTDAASPHYSRSLLLLLATIAGVSVANIYYNQPLLDSFRSAFPDGASWIGAVPTATQLGYAAGMFLLAPLGDRFDRRGLILLQIAGLSIALIVAATAPSLAVLAAASLAIGILATIAQQAVPFAAEIAPPAERGHAVGTVMSGLLLGILLARTAAGFVAEYFGWRAVFAASVAALVALAVVIVLRLPRSSPTSTLSYGKLLGSMWHLAVELRGLREASLTGAALFAAFSAFWPVLTLLLAGAPFHLGPQAAGLFGIVGAAGALAAPYAGRFADTRGPRAIISLAIALLALSFVIFALSGSSLVGLVIGVVVLDVGVQAAQISNQSRIYALKPDARSRVNTVYMVCYFIGGALGSSAGVAAWRAFGWTGMCAAGLLFTALAGWSHHRGGRRG, translated from the coding sequence ATGTCCACCGCCTCCACCGACCGTCCGACCGACGCCGCCTCGCCCCACTACTCGCGCAGCCTGCTGTTGCTGCTCGCGACGATCGCGGGCGTGTCGGTCGCGAACATCTACTACAACCAGCCGCTGCTCGACAGCTTCCGCTCGGCCTTTCCGGACGGCGCATCGTGGATCGGCGCGGTGCCGACCGCGACGCAGCTCGGTTATGCGGCCGGCATGTTCCTGCTCGCGCCGCTCGGCGACCGCTTCGATCGCCGCGGGCTGATCCTGCTGCAGATCGCGGGGCTGTCGATCGCGCTGATCGTGGCGGCCACCGCGCCGTCGCTGGCCGTGCTCGCGGCCGCGAGCCTCGCGATCGGCATCCTCGCGACCATCGCGCAGCAGGCCGTGCCGTTCGCCGCCGAAATCGCGCCGCCGGCCGAACGCGGCCACGCGGTCGGCACCGTGATGAGCGGCCTGCTGCTCGGCATCCTGCTCGCGCGGACCGCCGCCGGCTTCGTCGCCGAGTATTTCGGCTGGCGCGCGGTGTTCGCCGCATCGGTCGCGGCGCTCGTCGCACTCGCCGTCGTGATCGTGTTGCGGCTGCCGCGCAGCTCGCCGACGTCGACGCTGTCGTACGGCAAGCTGCTCGGCTCGATGTGGCACCTGGCCGTCGAACTGCGCGGGCTGCGCGAGGCGTCGCTGACGGGCGCCGCGCTGTTCGCGGCGTTCAGCGCGTTCTGGCCGGTGCTCACGCTGCTGCTCGCCGGCGCGCCGTTCCATCTCGGCCCGCAGGCGGCCGGCCTGTTCGGGATCGTCGGGGCCGCGGGCGCCCTCGCCGCGCCGTATGCGGGCCGCTTCGCGGACACGCGCGGCCCGCGGGCGATCATCTCGCTCGCGATCGCGCTGCTCGCGCTGTCGTTCGTGATCTTCGCGCTGTCGGGGTCGAGCCTCGTCGGGCTCGTGATCGGCGTGGTCGTGCTCGACGTGGGCGTACAGGCCGCGCAGATCTCGAACCAGTCGCGCATCTATGCGTTGAAGCCCGACGCGCGCAGCCGCGTCAACACGGTGTACATGGTGTGCTATTTCATCGGCGGCGCGCTCGGCTCGTCGGCCGGCGTCGCCGCATGGCGCGCGTTCGGCTGGACCGGCATGTGCGCGGCCGGCCTGCTGTTTACCGCGCTCGCCGGCTGGTCCCACCATCGCGGCGGCCGGCGCGGCTGA
- a CDS encoding helix-turn-helix domain-containing protein: MTNERYKSIWDAIEEQPAEAENMKLRSELMIALKQRLAQLELSQAQAAKLLGVTQPRVSDLMRGKINLFALDALVNMAAAAGLHVELQVRESA, from the coding sequence ATGACCAACGAACGCTACAAGAGCATCTGGGACGCGATCGAGGAACAGCCGGCCGAGGCCGAGAACATGAAGCTGCGGTCCGAACTGATGATCGCGCTCAAGCAACGCCTGGCGCAGCTTGAACTGAGCCAGGCGCAGGCCGCGAAACTGCTGGGCGTCACGCAGCCGCGCGTGTCCGACCTGATGCGCGGCAAGATCAACCTGTTCGCACTCGACGCGCTCGTCAACATGGCGGCGGCGGCCGGCCTGCACGTCGAGCTTCAGGTGCGGGAATCCGCATGA
- a CDS encoding cytochrome b/b6 domain-containing protein, giving the protein MQTVPVTDRAGVPPPAPTIHPRWVRASHWLNALAAILMVLSGWRIYDASPIYPSFTFAHGITLGGWLGGALQWHFAAMWLLVGNGLFYLAMSIATGRFARKLLPVTPASVWRDVRAALGGRLSHDDLSVYNAVQRAAYLTAIVDLVVLVLSGLTIWKSVQFPLLRELFGGYDDARIVHFWAMSLLVAFVVVHVAMALLVPRSLLAMLRGR; this is encoded by the coding sequence ATGCAAACGGTTCCTGTCACGGATCGCGCGGGCGTGCCGCCGCCCGCGCCGACGATCCATCCGCGCTGGGTGCGCGCGAGTCACTGGCTCAACGCGCTCGCGGCGATCCTCATGGTGTTGTCCGGCTGGCGCATCTACGACGCGTCGCCGATCTATCCGTCGTTCACGTTCGCGCACGGCATCACGCTCGGCGGCTGGCTCGGCGGCGCGCTGCAATGGCATTTCGCGGCGATGTGGCTGCTGGTCGGCAACGGGCTGTTCTACCTGGCGATGTCGATCGCGACGGGGCGCTTCGCGCGCAAGTTGCTGCCGGTCACGCCTGCATCGGTGTGGCGCGACGTACGCGCCGCGCTCGGCGGCCGGCTGTCGCACGACGACCTGAGCGTCTACAACGCGGTGCAGCGTGCCGCGTACCTGACCGCGATCGTCGATCTCGTCGTGTTGGTGCTGTCGGGCCTCACGATCTGGAAATCCGTGCAGTTTCCGCTGCTGCGCGAGCTGTTCGGCGGTTACGACGACGCGCGCATCGTGCACTTCTGGGCGATGTCGCTGCTGGTCGCATTCGTCGTCGTTCACGTCGCGATGGCGTTGCTGGTGCCGCGCTCGCTGCTCGCGATGCTGCGCGGCCGCTGA
- a CDS encoding type II toxin-antitoxin system RelE/ParE family toxin, producing MYNLAILPPKPVVFIGSALDALRDFPPAVRREAGHQIDQVQRGLAPDDWKPMRTIGVGVREIRLRDASGAFRIVYVATFADAVYVLHCFRKQSARTCKADIELAARRYRALLTEWKR from the coding sequence TTGTATAATCTTGCCATTCTCCCGCCGAAGCCGGTCGTTTTCATCGGCAGCGCCCTCGACGCGCTTCGCGATTTCCCACCTGCCGTACGACGCGAAGCCGGTCATCAAATCGATCAGGTGCAGCGCGGCCTGGCGCCCGACGACTGGAAACCGATGCGCACCATCGGCGTCGGCGTACGGGAGATTCGCCTGCGCGACGCGAGCGGCGCGTTCCGGATCGTCTACGTCGCGACGTTTGCCGACGCGGTCTATGTGCTGCACTGCTTCCGGAAGCAATCGGCACGCACGTGCAAGGCCGATATCGAACTGGCCGCCCGGCGCTATCGCGCCCTGTTGACGGAGTGGAAACGATGA
- a CDS encoding sensor domain-containing phosphodiesterase → MKSSRDLSLDALLERLTPTPHGWLATYRATTLRSVFQPVLSITHKRVVGYEALLRVVDGNGALVSPTALFDKTRGDADALLLDRLARCLHTANFVTQGIGDGWLFLNVTPRVLDTGLVQREFVEALCRHFALPPNRIVLEVVEQPARDEAALARTIDMIQHRDFLIAIDDFGTGFSNFDRVWRARPDIVKLDRSLVERSTASADDRRIMHHLVSMLHQAGAMVLAEGVESDDALQALMEADIDFVQGFQFGQPDASIAHASAAAPAMLDAAWRRFIARRHTPVAAQQPGFDAIERLVLTGAAAFSASGNLQDAAQRVFAVPAARRVFVTDETGEQFLPSIGAPPDDSQASVTRLAPLFPETHSNWSRRPYFQRAIAAPGRVALMGPHFSLTEGRDCYTAAVAIRAQSRLVVFCVDFVLDSAGTVMR, encoded by the coding sequence ATGAAGTCCAGCCGCGACCTGTCGCTCGACGCCCTGCTCGAACGCCTCACGCCGACGCCCCACGGCTGGCTCGCCACCTACCGCGCCACGACATTGCGCAGCGTGTTCCAGCCCGTGCTGTCGATCACGCACAAGCGCGTCGTCGGCTACGAGGCGCTGCTGCGCGTCGTCGACGGGAACGGCGCGCTGGTGTCGCCCACCGCCCTGTTCGACAAGACGCGCGGCGACGCCGACGCGCTGCTGCTCGACCGGCTCGCGCGCTGCCTGCACACGGCCAACTTCGTCACGCAGGGAATCGGCGACGGCTGGCTGTTCCTGAACGTGACGCCGCGCGTGCTCGACACGGGCCTCGTGCAGCGCGAGTTCGTCGAGGCGCTGTGCCGGCATTTCGCCCTGCCGCCGAACCGCATCGTGCTGGAAGTGGTCGAGCAGCCGGCACGCGACGAAGCCGCGCTTGCCCGCACGATCGACATGATCCAGCATCGCGATTTCCTGATCGCGATCGACGATTTCGGCACGGGGTTCTCGAACTTCGACCGCGTGTGGCGGGCGCGGCCCGACATCGTGAAGCTCGACCGCTCGCTCGTCGAGCGCTCGACCGCCTCGGCCGACGATCGCCGCATCATGCATCACCTCGTGTCGATGCTGCATCAGGCCGGCGCGATGGTGCTGGCCGAAGGCGTCGAAAGCGACGACGCACTGCAGGCGCTGATGGAAGCCGACATCGATTTCGTGCAGGGTTTCCAGTTCGGCCAGCCCGATGCATCGATCGCGCACGCGAGCGCGGCGGCGCCCGCGATGCTCGATGCCGCGTGGCGGCGCTTCATCGCCCGCCGGCACACGCCGGTGGCCGCCCAGCAGCCGGGCTTCGACGCGATCGAACGGCTCGTGCTCACCGGCGCGGCCGCGTTTTCGGCGAGCGGCAACCTGCAGGACGCCGCGCAACGCGTGTTCGCGGTACCGGCCGCGCGGCGCGTGTTCGTCACCGACGAGACCGGCGAACAGTTCCTGCCGTCGATCGGTGCGCCGCCCGACGACAGCCAGGCGAGCGTGACCCGCCTCGCGCCGCTCTTCCCGGAAACCCACAGCAACTGGTCGCGGCGCCCGTATTTCCAGCGCGCGATCGCCGCCCCCGGGCGCGTCGCGCTGATGGGCCCGCATTTCTCGCTGACGGAAGGCCGCGACTGCTATACGGCCGCCGTCGCGATCCGCGCGCAGAGCCGGCTCGTCGTGTTCTGCGTCGACTTCGTGCTCGACAGCGCGGGAACCGTGATGCGGTAG
- the arfB gene encoding alternative ribosome rescue aminoacyl-tRNA hydrolase ArfB has protein sequence MMIRYTLDPAEVEWTAVRAQGAGGQNVNKVSSAIHLRFDIRASSLPPVIKERLLALSDQRITRDGVVVIKSQEYRTQEKNREAALARLDALIGSVAHTPRARVATRPTRASKERRLEHKSRRSVVKSGRGKVVD, from the coding sequence ATGATGATTCGCTACACGCTCGATCCGGCCGAGGTCGAATGGACGGCCGTGCGTGCGCAGGGCGCGGGCGGGCAGAACGTGAACAAGGTGTCGAGCGCGATTCATCTGCGCTTCGACATCCGCGCGTCGTCGCTGCCGCCGGTCATCAAGGAGCGGCTTCTCGCATTGTCCGACCAGCGCATCACGCGCGACGGCGTCGTCGTGATCAAGTCGCAGGAGTATCGGACGCAGGAGAAGAACCGCGAGGCCGCGCTCGCGCGGCTCGATGCGCTGATCGGCAGCGTCGCGCACACGCCGCGTGCCCGGGTCGCGACGCGGCCGACGCGCGCGTCGAAGGAGCGGCGGCTCGAGCACAAGTCGCGCCGCAGCGTGGTGAAGTCGGGGCGTGGGAAGGTGGTCGACTGA
- the thiC gene encoding phosphomethylpyrimidine synthase ThiC, with protein sequence MNANPKFLSADAHVDAAAVAPLPNSRKVYVTGSQPDIRVPMREITQADTPTGFGGEKNPPIYVYDTSGPYTDPDAKIDIRAGLPALRQRWIEARGDTEVLPGLSSQYGLERAADPATADLRFPGLHRNPRRAQAGKNVTQMHYARQGIITPEMEYIAIRENQRRAEYIESLKSSGPNGAKLAAMMGRQHPGQAFGAAAFGANALAEITPEFVRDEVARGRAIIPANINHPESEPMIIGRNFLVKINANIGNSAVTSSIGEEVDKMTWAIRWGGDTVMDLSTGKHIHETREWIIRNSPVPIGTVPIYQALEKVNGKAEDLTWEIFRDTLIEQAEQGVDYFTIHAGVRLQYVPLTANRMTGIVSRGGSIMAKWCLAHHKESFLYEHFEEICEIMKAYDVSFSLGDGLRPGSIYDANDEAQLGELKTLGELTQIAWKHDVQVMIEGPGHVPMQLIKENMDLQLDWCKEAPFYTLGPLTTDIAPGYDHITSGIGAAMIGWFGTAMLCYVTPKEHLGLPNKDDVKEGIITYKLAAHAADLAKGHPGAQVRDNALSKARFEFRWEDQFNIGLDPDKAREFHDETLPKDSAKVAHFCSMCGPHFCSMKITQDVREFAAQQGVSETEALKKGMEVKAVEFVKTGAEIYHRQ encoded by the coding sequence ATGAACGCCAATCCGAAGTTTCTGTCCGCCGACGCCCACGTCGACGCCGCTGCCGTCGCGCCGCTGCCCAACTCGCGAAAGGTGTATGTAACCGGCTCGCAGCCCGACATCCGCGTGCCGATGCGTGAAATCACGCAGGCCGACACCCCGACCGGCTTCGGCGGCGAAAAGAATCCGCCGATCTACGTGTACGACACGTCGGGCCCCTACACCGATCCGGACGCGAAGATCGACATCCGCGCGGGCCTGCCCGCGCTGCGCCAGCGCTGGATCGAAGCGCGCGGCGACACCGAGGTGCTCCCCGGCCTGTCGAGCCAATACGGCCTCGAACGCGCGGCCGATCCGGCCACCGCCGACCTGCGCTTTCCGGGCCTGCACCGCAACCCGCGCCGCGCGCAGGCCGGCAAGAACGTCACGCAGATGCACTACGCGCGTCAGGGCATCATCACGCCGGAAATGGAATACATCGCGATCCGCGAGAATCAGCGCCGCGCCGAGTACATCGAGAGCCTGAAGTCGAGCGGCCCGAACGGCGCGAAGCTCGCCGCGATGATGGGCCGCCAGCACCCGGGCCAGGCATTCGGCGCCGCGGCCTTCGGCGCGAACGCGCTCGCCGAGATCACGCCCGAGTTCGTGCGCGACGAAGTCGCACGCGGCCGCGCGATCATTCCCGCGAACATCAACCACCCTGAATCCGAGCCGATGATCATCGGCCGCAACTTCCTCGTGAAGATCAACGCGAACATCGGCAACTCGGCCGTCACGTCGTCGATCGGCGAGGAAGTCGACAAGATGACGTGGGCGATCCGCTGGGGCGGCGACACGGTGATGGACCTGTCGACCGGCAAGCACATCCACGAAACGCGCGAGTGGATCATCCGCAACAGCCCGGTGCCGATCGGCACGGTGCCGATCTACCAGGCGCTGGAGAAGGTCAACGGCAAGGCCGAGGACCTGACCTGGGAAATCTTCCGCGACACGCTGATCGAGCAGGCCGAGCAAGGCGTCGACTACTTCACGATCCACGCGGGCGTGCGCCTGCAGTACGTGCCGCTCACCGCGAACCGGATGACGGGCATCGTGTCGCGCGGCGGCTCGATCATGGCGAAGTGGTGCCTCGCGCATCACAAGGAAAGCTTCCTGTACGAACACTTCGAAGAGATCTGCGAGATCATGAAGGCGTACGACGTGAGCTTCTCGCTCGGCGACGGCCTGCGCCCCGGCTCGATCTACGACGCGAACGACGAAGCGCAGCTCGGCGAGCTGAAGACGCTCGGCGAGCTCACGCAGATCGCGTGGAAGCACGACGTGCAGGTGATGATCGAAGGCCCCGGCCACGTGCCGATGCAGTTGATCAAGGAGAACATGGATCTGCAGCTCGACTGGTGCAAGGAAGCGCCGTTCTACACGCTCGGGCCGCTGACCACCGACATCGCACCGGGTTACGACCACATCACGTCGGGCATCGGCGCCGCGATGATCGGCTGGTTCGGCACCGCGATGCTGTGCTACGTGACGCCGAAGGAGCACCTGGGCCTGCCGAACAAGGACGACGTGAAGGAAGGCATCATCACGTACAAGCTCGCCGCGCACGCCGCCGACCTCGCCAAGGGTCACCCGGGCGCGCAGGTGCGCGACAACGCGCTGTCGAAAGCGCGTTTCGAGTTCCGCTGGGAAGACCAGTTCAACATCGGTCTCGACCCGGACAAGGCGCGCGAATTCCACGACGAGACGCTGCCGAAGGATTCGGCCAAGGTCGCGCACTTCTGCTCGATGTGCGGCCCGCATTTCTGCTCGATGAAGATCACGCAGGACGTGCGCGAATTCGCGGCCCAGCAGGGCGTGTCGGAAACCGAGGCGCTGAAGAAAGGGATGGAGGTCAAGGCGGTCGAGTTCGTGAAGACCGGCGCCGAGATCTACCACCGTCAGTAA
- a CDS encoding DMT family transporter gives MSPKNAFLLTVLAALWGASFLFIRIGVVDFGVAPLMALRVGIGALFLAGFALTRFTPADLGARLRRHAWPLFVVGALNSGIPFCLFAFAELTLSAGVTSVINATTPLWGALVAYLWLKDKLSLPRALGLVIGFAGVLTLVWNQIANAHGDTGAAATALAAAAALGATLLYGIAANYTKRKLGGVDPLVNAAGSMIGSTVLLLPFAIATWPAAPVGAHAWGAVLALGIACTGIAYFIFFYLIAHIGPARAITVTFVIPVFGLLWGALFLGEHVSAVMIEGCAIVLVGTALATGVIKRIPGVRPRGGEAA, from the coding sequence ATGTCGCCCAAGAACGCTTTCCTGCTGACCGTGCTCGCCGCCCTGTGGGGCGCCTCCTTCCTGTTCATCCGGATCGGCGTAGTCGATTTCGGCGTCGCGCCGCTGATGGCGCTGCGCGTGGGCATCGGCGCGCTGTTTCTCGCGGGCTTCGCGCTGACGCGCTTCACACCCGCCGATCTCGGCGCCCGGCTGCGCCGTCATGCGTGGCCGCTGTTCGTCGTCGGCGCGCTGAATTCGGGCATCCCGTTCTGCCTGTTCGCGTTCGCCGAGCTGACGCTGTCGGCCGGCGTGACGTCGGTGATCAACGCGACGACGCCGCTGTGGGGCGCACTCGTCGCTTACCTGTGGCTGAAGGACAAGCTGTCGCTGCCGCGCGCGCTCGGCCTCGTCATCGGGTTTGCCGGCGTGCTCACGCTCGTGTGGAACCAGATCGCGAACGCGCACGGCGACACGGGCGCCGCAGCGACCGCGCTCGCCGCGGCGGCCGCGCTCGGCGCGACGCTGCTGTACGGCATCGCGGCCAACTATACGAAACGCAAGCTCGGCGGCGTCGATCCGCTCGTCAACGCGGCCGGCAGCATGATCGGCTCGACCGTCCTGCTGCTGCCGTTCGCGATCGCGACGTGGCCGGCCGCGCCGGTCGGCGCGCACGCATGGGGCGCGGTGCTCGCCCTCGGCATCGCGTGCACGGGCATCGCGTATTTCATCTTCTTCTACCTGATCGCGCATATCGGGCCCGCCCGCGCCATTACCGTGACGTTCGTGATCCCCGTGTTCGGGCTGCTGTGGGGCGCGCTGTTCCTCGGCGAACACGTGTCGGCCGTGATGATCGAAGGCTGCGCGATCGTGCTCGTCGGCACCGCCCTCGCGACCGGCGTGATCAAGCGGATTCCCGGCGTCCGACCGCGCGGCGGCGAAGCGGCCTGA
- a CDS encoding phosphodiesterase, with protein sequence MLLAQISDLHIKRPGQLAYRRVDTAAALARCIAKLNALVPRPDAVLVTGDLTDFGHDEEYGNLRGLLAALEIPYYLMIGNHDDRAGLRRAFADRAELQDGEFVQYALDVGAVRVLALDSQVPGASHGDLCDARLAWLAAQLDAARDRPVIVALHHPPFASGIGHMDRLRLAPAAAAKLDALLRGHPNVERVLCGHVHRTMFTRFGGTLACAVPSPAHQVAFDLRADAPSAFRLEPPAFAVHRHAPETGMTSHHVYVDEGAGPYPFYEPTGELVD encoded by the coding sequence ATGCTGCTTGCTCAAATCAGCGATCTCCACATCAAGCGCCCGGGCCAGCTCGCGTACCGGCGCGTCGATACGGCGGCCGCGCTCGCCCGCTGCATCGCGAAGCTGAACGCGCTCGTGCCGCGCCCCGACGCCGTGCTCGTCACCGGCGACCTGACCGACTTCGGCCACGACGAGGAGTACGGCAATCTGCGCGGGCTGCTCGCGGCGCTCGAGATTCCGTACTACCTGATGATCGGCAATCACGACGACCGCGCCGGATTGCGCCGCGCGTTCGCCGATCGCGCCGAGCTGCAGGACGGCGAATTCGTGCAGTACGCGCTCGACGTCGGCGCGGTGCGCGTGCTCGCGCTCGATTCGCAAGTGCCGGGCGCGAGCCACGGCGACCTGTGCGACGCGCGCCTCGCGTGGCTCGCCGCGCAGCTCGACGCCGCGCGCGACCGGCCGGTGATCGTCGCGCTGCATCACCCGCCGTTCGCGTCGGGCATCGGCCACATGGACAGGCTGCGTCTCGCGCCCGCCGCCGCCGCGAAACTCGATGCGCTGCTGCGCGGTCATCCGAACGTCGAGCGCGTGCTGTGCGGCCACGTGCACCGCACGATGTTCACACGCTTCGGCGGCACGCTCGCGTGCGCGGTGCCGTCGCCCGCGCACCAGGTCGCCTTCGACCTGCGAGCCGATGCGCCGTCCGCATTCCGGCTCGAACCGCCGGCGTTCGCGGTCCATCGTCATGCACCCGAGACGGGGATGACGTCGCATCACGTCTACGTGGACGAAGGGGCGGGGCCGTATCCGTTCTATGAGCCGACTGGCGAGCTGGTCGACTGA
- a CDS encoding glycine zipper 2TM domain-containing protein has translation MNSIRRFGVCALLVATVASLSACDSMSRRQRDTAIGAGVGGVAGAAIGGNALSTLGGAAAGGIIGNQVGK, from the coding sequence ATGAACTCGATTCGGCGTTTTGGGGTATGCGCTCTGCTCGTCGCGACGGTGGCCAGCCTGTCGGCCTGCGATTCGATGTCGCGACGCCAGCGCGATACGGCAATCGGTGCGGGTGTCGGCGGCGTCGCCGGCGCGGCGATCGGCGGCAACGCGCTGTCGACGCTGGGCGGCGCGGCGGCCGGCGGCATCATCGGTAACCAGGTCGGCAAGTAA
- a CDS encoding pentapeptide MXKDX repeat protein produces the protein MKNVFLAACVAALATIATGAHAQNDAMSKDGMSMSKDAMGHDAMAKDGAMKKDGMKKHAMKKDAMGHDAMKKDDAMKKDAMKKDAMSPSN, from the coding sequence ATGAAAAACGTATTCCTCGCCGCCTGTGTCGCCGCACTTGCCACGATCGCAACGGGCGCTCACGCGCAGAACGACGCAATGTCGAAGGACGGCATGTCGATGTCGAAGGACGCGATGGGCCACGACGCGATGGCGAAGGACGGCGCGATGAAGAAGGACGGCATGAAGAAGCATGCGATGAAGAAGGACGCGATGGGCCACGACGCGATGAAAAAGGACGACGCGATGAAGAAAGACGCGATGAAGAAAGACGCGATGAGCCCGTCGAACTGA
- a CDS encoding EamA family transporter yields the protein MTPLDRLLDFLARFSFRIRLPQSRGGRVALALVFIYFVWGSTYSGLHFALQSFPPLLLSGLRNLLGGVGLFIFALRRKPEWPTLLEIRNAAIVGTMLVALSSGTIALGMRTVSSGSAAVMVATVPLFATVIAAVAGRPVTKGEWAAVALGMVGIVVLNSGGAAAANSALGTICVLAGALFWAGGAHLATRLKLPSDLFLSTSLQIGLGGLMSTIVAWLLGERVEQLAVGSVFAFVYLMVFCTMAAYVAYGYLIRHTSPIIASSCMYVNPIVAVALGALLLGEPVTMATVVATVAILGSVGLSFVFDPARRPAAAATATGSPAVAAEQAGAADASAVAEPIATPDAAPILAPSAVPLAVPAPAAVMDPGAVIDPAPAFAPPPAAAEPAASRTDA from the coding sequence ATGACGCCGCTCGACCGCCTCCTCGATTTCCTCGCCCGCTTTTCGTTCCGGATCCGCCTGCCGCAAAGCCGCGGCGGCCGTGTGGCGCTCGCGCTCGTCTTCATCTATTTCGTCTGGGGCTCGACCTACAGCGGGTTGCATTTCGCGCTGCAATCGTTCCCGCCGCTGTTGCTGTCGGGGCTGCGCAACCTGCTCGGCGGGGTCGGCCTGTTCATCTTCGCGCTGCGGCGCAAGCCCGAATGGCCGACGCTGCTGGAAATCCGCAACGCGGCGATCGTCGGCACGATGCTCGTCGCGTTGTCGTCCGGCACGATCGCGCTCGGCATGCGCACGGTCAGCAGCGGTTCGGCCGCGGTGATGGTGGCCACGGTGCCGTTGTTCGCGACCGTGATCGCGGCGGTCGCCGGGCGGCCGGTGACGAAGGGCGAATGGGCGGCCGTCGCGCTGGGGATGGTCGGCATCGTCGTGCTGAATTCGGGCGGCGCGGCCGCCGCGAACTCGGCGCTCGGCACGATCTGCGTGCTGGCCGGCGCATTGTTCTGGGCAGGCGGCGCGCATCTCGCGACGCGGCTCAAGCTGCCGTCCGACCTGTTTCTGTCGACGTCGCTGCAGATCGGCCTCGGCGGGCTGATGTCGACGATCGTCGCGTGGCTGCTCGGCGAACGCGTCGAACAGCTGGCCGTCGGGTCCGTGTTCGCGTTCGTGTACCTGATGGTGTTCTGCACGATGGCCGCGTACGTCGCGTACGGCTATCTGATTCGCCACACGAGCCCGATCATCGCGAGCAGTTGCATGTACGTGAATCCGATCGTCGCGGTCGCGCTCGGTGCGTTGCTGCTGGGCGAACCGGTGACGATGGCGACCGTGGTCGCGACCGTCGCGATCCTCGGCAGCGTCGGGTTGTCGTTCGTGTTCGATCCGGCGCGCCGGCCCGCGGCGGCGGCCACGGCCACCGGTTCGCCGGCCGTCGCGGCCGAGCAGGCCGGTGCGGCGGACGCTTCTGCCGTCGCCGAGCCGATCGCCACGCCGGATGCGGCGCCCATCCTCGCGCCTTCCGCTGTCCCGCTCGCGGTGCCGGCGCCCGCGGCGGTGATGGATCCCGGCGCAGTGATCGACCCGGCCCCGGCGTTCGCGCCGCCGCCCGCCGCCGCCGAGCCGGCCGCCTCGCGCACCGACGCGTGA
- a CDS encoding molybdopterin-dependent oxidoreductase, translated as MSESEKNRGEPRWTLDRQSLELDVRRTLEMPSRRLFNRRVLTLGGLAMLTGCTLQDDASVNTFLEKVSRMNDRVQAWLFSPDRLAPTYTEADITRPFPFNAYYGIDDVPHVDASTYRLVLSGRVTGKRVWTLDELRALPHAEQITRHICVEGWSAIGRWGGTPFGAFLARAGADTGAKYVGFKCADDYYESIDMPTALHPQTLLAFDYDGRRLPPEYGFPMKLRMPTKLGYKNPKHIMEIFVTDTFPGGYWVDQGYNWFGGS; from the coding sequence ATGTCGGAATCCGAAAAAAACCGCGGCGAGCCGCGCTGGACGCTCGATCGGCAGTCGCTCGAACTCGACGTGCGCCGCACGCTCGAGATGCCGTCGCGACGGCTCTTCAACCGGCGCGTGCTGACGCTCGGCGGCCTCGCGATGCTGACCGGCTGCACGTTGCAGGACGACGCGTCGGTCAACACGTTCCTCGAGAAAGTGTCGCGCATGAACGATCGCGTGCAGGCATGGCTGTTCAGCCCCGACCGGCTCGCGCCGACCTACACCGAAGCCGACATCACGCGGCCGTTCCCGTTCAATGCGTACTACGGGATCGACGACGTGCCGCACGTCGACGCATCGACGTATCGGCTCGTGCTGTCCGGCCGCGTGACGGGCAAGCGCGTGTGGACGCTCGACGAGCTTCGGGCGCTGCCGCACGCGGAACAGATCACGCGGCATATCTGCGTGGAAGGGTGGAGTGCGATCGGCCGCTGGGGCGGCACGCCGTTCGGCGCGTTTCTCGCACGCGCGGGTGCCGATACCGGTGCGAAATACGTCGGCTTCAAATGTGCCGACGATTACTACGAAAGCATCGACATGCCGACCGCGCTGCATCCGCAGACGCTGCTCGCGTTCGACTACGACGGCCGCCGGCTGCCGCCGGAATACGGTTTCCCGATGAAGCTGCGGATGCCGACCAAGCTCGGCTACAAAAACCCGAAGCACATCATGGAAATCTTCGTGACCGATACGTTTCCGGGCGGCTACTGGGTCGATCAAGGGTACAACTGGTTCGGCGGCTCGTGA